A window of the Cygnus atratus isolate AKBS03 ecotype Queensland, Australia chromosome 4, CAtr_DNAZoo_HiC_assembly, whole genome shotgun sequence genome harbors these coding sequences:
- the ADAM33 gene encoding disintegrin and metalloproteinase domain-containing protein 33 isoform X1 — protein MARLAPRKPPRCRGFAILWGDHVFLLGLLLFPGQGGAAGPRGPASHGERVTPHWLLGGRTRRAVSLDEQEPAPARAEVAVMAEGRELVLVLERNELLAPGYTETHYTTDGRPVTVAPNHTDHCYYHGHVRGYRSSWVVLSTCSGIRGLIVVSSNDSYYLHPLGTPEPGQHVILRAEHLPIAGGTCAHGDNFGSTVGAIARLFRPAERRVKRDAWRTMKYMELFIVADNTLFRNQNLNLGHTKQRIVEIANYVDKFYRSLNIKVALIGLEVWTERDQCAVTSDANATLWSFLQWKKALRARKKHDNAQLLTGKTFRGTTIGMAPLEGMCSADNSGGVSMDHSEHPIGAAATMAHEIGHNFGMSHDSQGCCVEATPEQGGCVMAAATGHPFPRVFSSCSKRQLENYFQKGGGMCLFNLPDTKDLVVGRKCGNGFLEDGEDCDCGEVEECTNPCCNAHNCTLKMGAQCAHGDCCQNCRLKVAGTTCREAAGSCDLPEYCTGASPYCPANVYLLDGSSCAYGEAYCNNGMCMTHHQQCVQLWGPGAWPAPDACFQDVNMAGNTYGNCGKDSQGRYVKCDKRDAMCGKIQCQSSAKKPQGTNTVSIDTTIRFNGREVKCRGTYMYTAKDDEEDLSDPGLVMTGTKCGDGMVCKDRRCQNASLFELEKCVSQCNGHGVCNSNKNCHCNAGWAPPYCEKPGLGGSVDSGPVQHDNHEAILITLLLIFLLILPALVMGIYFWYRRENSLLNKWIKEMRRRGQETYRNKAFGRKATSGHSKAAFTLRDISISSYTNKASRAAFPPKPSAHHTGPQPVNIVHPLRPPPHSIPPRPRDPKPARPPLPASKSPMVPTKTVVSQAKLPPPKKPLPCSPVRTPLVGPKHQPPRRPLPGSPLLAKELPPAHGQTLLVMVPPTNFKALGTSTTSHPTRPFKPMPPQRPVPAIKVQSTSFPSKK, from the exons GCTGCTGGCACCGGGTTACACCGAGACACACTACACCACGGATGGGCGGCCGGTGACGGTGGCTCCCAACCACACG GACCACTGCTACTACCACGGGCACGTGCGGGGCTACAGGAGCTCCTGGGTTGTCCTCAGCACCTGCTCGGGAATACG GGGCCTGATCGTGGTGAGCAGCAACGACAGCTACTACCTGCACCCCCTGGGGACCCCTGAGCCGGGCCAGCACGTCATCCTCCGAGCGGAGCACCTGCCCATCGCAGGGGGCACCTGCGCCCACGGCGACAACTTCGGGAGCACCGTGGGTGCCATCGCCCGGCTCTTCAGGCCGGCGGAGCGCCGG GTGAAGAGAGATGCCTGGAGGACCATGAAGTACATGGAGCTCTTCATCGTTGCTGACAACACGCTG TTCAGGAACCAGAACCTCAACCTGGGCCACACCAAGCAGCGAATCGTGGAGATCGCAAACTACGTGGACAAG TTTTACAGGTCGCTGAACATCAAGGTGGCCCTGATCGGCCTGGAGGTGTGGACGGAGCGGGACCAGTGCGCCGTGACCAGCGACGCCAACGCCACGCTCTGGTCCTTCCTGCAGTGGAAGAAGGCGCTGAGGGCACGCAAGAAGCACGACAACGCCCAGCTGCTGAC CGGGAAGACGTTCAGGGGGACGACCATCGGCATGGCCCCGCTGGAGGGGATGTGCAGTGCGGACAACTCCGGGGGTGTCAGCATG GACCACTCGGAGCACCCCATCGGAGCCGCCGCCACCATGGCCCACGAGATCGGCCACAACTTCGGCATGAGCCACgacagccagggctgctgcgtGGAGGCCACCCCAGAGCAGGGCGGCTGCGTCATGGCAGCGGCCACCGG CCACCCCTTCCCGCGCGtcttcagctcctgcagcaagaGGCAGCTGGAGAACTACTTCCAGAAGGGAGGCGGCATGTGTCTCTTCAACCTGCCCGACACCAAGGACCTGGTGGTGGGCCGCAAGTGTGGCAACGGCTTTCTGGAGGACGGAGAGGACTGTGACTGCGGGGAGGTGGAG GAGTGCACCAACCCCTGCTGCAACGCGCACAACTGCACGCTGAAGATGGGGGCCCAGTGTGCCCACGGTGACTGCTGCCAGAACTGCAGG CTGAAGGTGGCTGGGACGAcctgcagggaagcagcaggatcCTGTGACCTCCCCGAATACTGCACGGGTGCCTCACCCTACTGCCCGGCCAACGTGTACCTGCTGGATGGCTCGTCCTGCGCCTATGGCGAGGCGTACTGCAACAACGGCATGTGCATGACCCACCACCAGCAGtgtgtccagctctgggggCCAG GTGCCTGGCCAGCCCCGGATGCCTGTTTCCAGGACGTGAACATGGCTGGCAACACCTACGGCAACTGTGGCAAGGACAGCCAAGGGCGCTACGTCAAGTGCGACAAGAG GGATGCCATGTGCGGCAAGATCCAGTGCCAGAGCTCGGCGAAGAAGCCCCAGGGGACCAACACTGTCTCCATCGACACCACCATCCGCTTCAACGGGCGGGAGGTGAAGTGCCGGGGCACCTACATGTACACCGCGAAGGACGACGAGGAAGACCTCTCTGACCCCGGGCTGGTGATGACGGGGACGAAATGTGGGGATGGGATG GTTTGCAAAGACCGCCGGTGCCAGAATGCCTCCCTTTTTGAGCTGGAGAAGTGTGTTTCCCAATGCAATGGCCATGGG GTTTGCAACAGCAACAAGAACTGCCACTGCAATGCCGGCTGGGCTCCCCCCTACTGCGAGAAGCCAGGCTTGGGCGGCAGCGTGGACAGCGGCCCCGTGCAGCACGACA ATCATGAAGCCATCTTAATAACTCTTCTGCTCATCTTCCTGCTCATCCTCCCGGCCCTGGTGATGGGCATCTACTTCTGGTACCGGCGGGAGAATTCGCTCCTGAATAAATGGATCAAGGAGATGAGGAGGAGGGGCCAGGAGACGTACCG GAACAAAGCCTTTGGTCGGAAGGCAACCAGTGGCCACTCCAAAGCTGCTTTCACCTTGCGGGACATTTCCATCTCCAGCTACACTAACAAA GCATCGCGTGCTGCGTTCCCTCCCAAACCCAGCGCTCACCATACCGGCCCCCAGCCCGTCAACATCGTCCACCCGCTTCGTCCCCCGCCTCACTCCATCCCCCCGCGCCCGAGGGACCCCAAGCCTGCCAGGCCACCTCTGCCAGCCAGCAAATCGCCCATGGTCCCCACCAAAACGGTCGTCTCCCAAGCTAAACTGCCTCCTCCAAAGAAACCTCTTCCCTGCAGCCCCGTGAGGACCCCGCTG GTCGGCCCAAAGCACCAGCCGCCTCGTCGGCCGCTGCCTGGAAGTCCTCTTCTGGCCAAagagctgcctcctgcacaCGGACAGACCCTGCTGGTCATGGTCCCTCCTACCAACTTCAAGGCATTGGGTACAAGCACCACGAGCCACCCTACGAGGCCGTTCAA GCCGATGCCACCTCAAAG gCCAGTCCCAGCCATCAAAGTCCAatccacctccttcccctcgAAGAAGTGA
- the ADAM33 gene encoding disintegrin and metalloproteinase domain-containing protein 33 isoform X2 has translation MARFLGDRTKSPHPDQWNKSIRISPASHGERVTPHWLLGGRTRRAVSLDEQEPAPARAEVAVMAEGRELVLVLERNELLAPGYTETHYTTDGRPVTVAPNHTDHCYYHGHVRGYRSSWVVLSTCSGIRGLIVVSSNDSYYLHPLGTPEPGQHVILRAEHLPIAGGTCAHGDNFGSTVGAIARLFRPAERRVKRDAWRTMKYMELFIVADNTLFRNQNLNLGHTKQRIVEIANYVDKFYRSLNIKVALIGLEVWTERDQCAVTSDANATLWSFLQWKKALRARKKHDNAQLLTGKTFRGTTIGMAPLEGMCSADNSGGVSMDHSEHPIGAAATMAHEIGHNFGMSHDSQGCCVEATPEQGGCVMAAATGHPFPRVFSSCSKRQLENYFQKGGGMCLFNLPDTKDLVVGRKCGNGFLEDGEDCDCGEVEECTNPCCNAHNCTLKMGAQCAHGDCCQNCRLKVAGTTCREAAGSCDLPEYCTGASPYCPANVYLLDGSSCAYGEAYCNNGMCMTHHQQCVQLWGPGAWPAPDACFQDVNMAGNTYGNCGKDSQGRYVKCDKRDAMCGKIQCQSSAKKPQGTNTVSIDTTIRFNGREVKCRGTYMYTAKDDEEDLSDPGLVMTGTKCGDGMVCKDRRCQNASLFELEKCVSQCNGHGVCNSNKNCHCNAGWAPPYCEKPGLGGSVDSGPVQHDNHEAILITLLLIFLLILPALVMGIYFWYRRENSLLNKWIKEMRRRGQETYRNKAFGRKATSGHSKAAFTLRDISISSYTNKASRAAFPPKPSAHHTGPQPVNIVHPLRPPPHSIPPRPRDPKPARPPLPASKSPMVPTKTVVSQAKLPPPKKPLPCSPVRTPLVGPKHQPPRRPLPGSPLLAKELPPAHGQTLLVMVPPTNFKALGTSTTSHPTRPFKPMPPQRPVPAIKVQSTSFPSKK, from the exons GCTGCTGGCACCGGGTTACACCGAGACACACTACACCACGGATGGGCGGCCGGTGACGGTGGCTCCCAACCACACG GACCACTGCTACTACCACGGGCACGTGCGGGGCTACAGGAGCTCCTGGGTTGTCCTCAGCACCTGCTCGGGAATACG GGGCCTGATCGTGGTGAGCAGCAACGACAGCTACTACCTGCACCCCCTGGGGACCCCTGAGCCGGGCCAGCACGTCATCCTCCGAGCGGAGCACCTGCCCATCGCAGGGGGCACCTGCGCCCACGGCGACAACTTCGGGAGCACCGTGGGTGCCATCGCCCGGCTCTTCAGGCCGGCGGAGCGCCGG GTGAAGAGAGATGCCTGGAGGACCATGAAGTACATGGAGCTCTTCATCGTTGCTGACAACACGCTG TTCAGGAACCAGAACCTCAACCTGGGCCACACCAAGCAGCGAATCGTGGAGATCGCAAACTACGTGGACAAG TTTTACAGGTCGCTGAACATCAAGGTGGCCCTGATCGGCCTGGAGGTGTGGACGGAGCGGGACCAGTGCGCCGTGACCAGCGACGCCAACGCCACGCTCTGGTCCTTCCTGCAGTGGAAGAAGGCGCTGAGGGCACGCAAGAAGCACGACAACGCCCAGCTGCTGAC CGGGAAGACGTTCAGGGGGACGACCATCGGCATGGCCCCGCTGGAGGGGATGTGCAGTGCGGACAACTCCGGGGGTGTCAGCATG GACCACTCGGAGCACCCCATCGGAGCCGCCGCCACCATGGCCCACGAGATCGGCCACAACTTCGGCATGAGCCACgacagccagggctgctgcgtGGAGGCCACCCCAGAGCAGGGCGGCTGCGTCATGGCAGCGGCCACCGG CCACCCCTTCCCGCGCGtcttcagctcctgcagcaagaGGCAGCTGGAGAACTACTTCCAGAAGGGAGGCGGCATGTGTCTCTTCAACCTGCCCGACACCAAGGACCTGGTGGTGGGCCGCAAGTGTGGCAACGGCTTTCTGGAGGACGGAGAGGACTGTGACTGCGGGGAGGTGGAG GAGTGCACCAACCCCTGCTGCAACGCGCACAACTGCACGCTGAAGATGGGGGCCCAGTGTGCCCACGGTGACTGCTGCCAGAACTGCAGG CTGAAGGTGGCTGGGACGAcctgcagggaagcagcaggatcCTGTGACCTCCCCGAATACTGCACGGGTGCCTCACCCTACTGCCCGGCCAACGTGTACCTGCTGGATGGCTCGTCCTGCGCCTATGGCGAGGCGTACTGCAACAACGGCATGTGCATGACCCACCACCAGCAGtgtgtccagctctgggggCCAG GTGCCTGGCCAGCCCCGGATGCCTGTTTCCAGGACGTGAACATGGCTGGCAACACCTACGGCAACTGTGGCAAGGACAGCCAAGGGCGCTACGTCAAGTGCGACAAGAG GGATGCCATGTGCGGCAAGATCCAGTGCCAGAGCTCGGCGAAGAAGCCCCAGGGGACCAACACTGTCTCCATCGACACCACCATCCGCTTCAACGGGCGGGAGGTGAAGTGCCGGGGCACCTACATGTACACCGCGAAGGACGACGAGGAAGACCTCTCTGACCCCGGGCTGGTGATGACGGGGACGAAATGTGGGGATGGGATG GTTTGCAAAGACCGCCGGTGCCAGAATGCCTCCCTTTTTGAGCTGGAGAAGTGTGTTTCCCAATGCAATGGCCATGGG GTTTGCAACAGCAACAAGAACTGCCACTGCAATGCCGGCTGGGCTCCCCCCTACTGCGAGAAGCCAGGCTTGGGCGGCAGCGTGGACAGCGGCCCCGTGCAGCACGACA ATCATGAAGCCATCTTAATAACTCTTCTGCTCATCTTCCTGCTCATCCTCCCGGCCCTGGTGATGGGCATCTACTTCTGGTACCGGCGGGAGAATTCGCTCCTGAATAAATGGATCAAGGAGATGAGGAGGAGGGGCCAGGAGACGTACCG GAACAAAGCCTTTGGTCGGAAGGCAACCAGTGGCCACTCCAAAGCTGCTTTCACCTTGCGGGACATTTCCATCTCCAGCTACACTAACAAA GCATCGCGTGCTGCGTTCCCTCCCAAACCCAGCGCTCACCATACCGGCCCCCAGCCCGTCAACATCGTCCACCCGCTTCGTCCCCCGCCTCACTCCATCCCCCCGCGCCCGAGGGACCCCAAGCCTGCCAGGCCACCTCTGCCAGCCAGCAAATCGCCCATGGTCCCCACCAAAACGGTCGTCTCCCAAGCTAAACTGCCTCCTCCAAAGAAACCTCTTCCCTGCAGCCCCGTGAGGACCCCGCTG GTCGGCCCAAAGCACCAGCCGCCTCGTCGGCCGCTGCCTGGAAGTCCTCTTCTGGCCAAagagctgcctcctgcacaCGGACAGACCCTGCTGGTCATGGTCCCTCCTACCAACTTCAAGGCATTGGGTACAAGCACCACGAGCCACCCTACGAGGCCGTTCAA GCCGATGCCACCTCAAAG gCCAGTCCCAGCCATCAAAGTCCAatccacctccttcccctcgAAGAAGTGA